The following coding sequences lie in one Candidatus Eisenbacteria bacterium genomic window:
- a CDS encoding PorV/PorQ family protein, with protein MRFFTIVIALLILASPGCVFAQSKTGTAIGQFLLIEPSARFAAMGNAGVSAAEGIQGAYYNPAAVGALDRRELMFTHSTWLADISYDYAALAIPVRSLGTFFAAVTSLNSGEMDVRTVEQPLGTGERFDAADLAFGLGYGRRITDRFDAGVQINYVDQRIWHSSLRTVTLNVGTLYRITEGGLRIGSSLVNYGTKAGFGGRDLRIQYDADTDIYGDNSSLPAEQHTEEYALPVLFRVGLLWPVRTGEEHRLLTAIDAFHPSDNTESVSMGAEWIWKEAFSARGGYQDLFQQDAEVGWTFGLGFRQVMETYGFDLDYAWADHGRLEDTHRVTFVVRF; from the coding sequence ATGCGCTTCTTTACGATCGTCATCGCGCTCCTGATCCTGGCGTCGCCGGGGTGCGTCTTCGCCCAGAGCAAGACCGGGACGGCGATCGGGCAGTTCCTGCTCATCGAGCCGAGCGCGCGCTTCGCCGCCATGGGGAACGCGGGGGTGTCCGCGGCGGAGGGGATCCAGGGCGCCTATTACAACCCCGCCGCCGTCGGCGCCCTCGATCGCCGGGAGCTGATGTTCACGCACAGCACCTGGCTCGCGGACATTTCCTACGACTACGCCGCGCTGGCGATTCCGGTGCGGTCGCTCGGGACGTTCTTCGCGGCGGTGACGTCTCTGAACTCGGGAGAGATGGACGTGCGGACGGTCGAGCAACCGCTCGGAACGGGGGAGCGTTTCGACGCGGCGGATCTGGCGTTCGGTCTCGGTTACGGGCGGCGGATTACCGACCGCTTCGACGCGGGAGTGCAGATCAACTATGTGGACCAGCGGATCTGGCACAGTTCCCTCCGCACGGTTACGTTGAATGTGGGCACTCTCTACCGGATCACCGAGGGCGGGCTCCGCATCGGGTCGAGCCTCGTGAACTATGGAACGAAGGCCGGGTTCGGCGGGAGGGATCTCCGCATTCAGTATGACGCCGATACCGACATCTACGGCGACAACAGCTCCCTTCCCGCGGAGCAGCACACGGAGGAGTACGCCCTCCCCGTTCTGTTCCGCGTCGGCCTTCTCTGGCCGGTCCGGACCGGGGAGGAGCATCGGTTACTCACGGCGATCGACGCCTTCCACCCCAGCGACAACACGGAGAGCGTCAGCATGGGCGCGGAATGGATCTGGAAAGAGGCGTTTTCGGCGCGTGGCGGGTATCAAGACCTTTTCCAGCAGGACGCCGAGGTCGGTTGGACCTTCGGGCTCGGCTTCCGGCAGGTGATGGAGACCTACGGGTTCGATCTGGATTACGCCTGGGCGGACCATGGAAGACTGGAGGACACGCATCGCGTCACTTTCGTGGTGCGCTTCTGA
- the meaB gene encoding methylmalonyl Co-A mutase-associated GTPase MeaB: MTRDETNHNDPEREEPKPTLQVRKGVEPPPPPLRTGAKRAPLSTEEYVEGVLSGDRNRLARAITLVESNAPADFARARGVLQSLLPRAGRSIRVGVTGVPGAGKSTFIETVGMELAGRGHRVAVTAVDPSSSVSGGSILGDKTRMEHLANHPGAFIRPSPSGGTLGGVTRKTRETVILFEAAGYDVILIETVGVGQNEIVVRSMVDFFLLLLIPGAGDELQGMKKGIMEIADAVLVNKADGGNRDAAERARSEYEKALHYLRPATEGWTTKAFAASALTGEGVEGIWRTIERFVEITRDSGAFERRRRAQEREWMHALVRDRLRDLFLLHPEVRRRLPQLEKEVTEGRLPATTAAGELLELFECSPKREETPE, translated from the coding sequence GTGACGCGCGACGAAACGAACCACAACGATCCCGAGAGGGAAGAGCCCAAGCCGACCCTGCAGGTCCGCAAGGGAGTGGAGCCCCCTCCTCCCCCGCTCCGGACCGGTGCGAAGAGGGCGCCCCTCTCCACGGAGGAGTACGTGGAGGGGGTTCTCTCCGGCGACCGCAACCGGCTCGCCCGCGCGATCACCCTCGTCGAGTCGAACGCCCCCGCCGACTTCGCCCGGGCGCGCGGGGTGTTGCAGTCGCTTCTCCCCCGCGCGGGCCGATCGATCCGCGTCGGCGTGACCGGTGTTCCCGGCGCCGGGAAAAGCACCTTCATCGAGACGGTCGGCATGGAGCTGGCCGGCCGCGGCCATCGCGTGGCGGTGACCGCCGTCGATCCGTCCAGCAGCGTGAGCGGCGGGAGCATCCTCGGCGACAAGACCCGCATGGAACACCTGGCGAACCATCCCGGCGCCTTCATCCGCCCCTCCCCCTCCGGCGGAACGCTCGGCGGCGTCACCCGAAAAACAAGGGAGACGGTGATCCTCTTCGAGGCGGCCGGGTACGACGTCATCCTGATCGAGACGGTCGGCGTCGGACAGAACGAGATCGTGGTCCGCTCCATGGTCGACTTCTTCCTCCTCCTCCTGATCCCGGGCGCGGGGGACGAGCTGCAGGGGATGAAGAAGGGGATCATGGAAATCGCCGACGCGGTGCTCGTGAACAAGGCGGACGGCGGGAACCGGGACGCCGCCGAGAGGGCGCGGTCGGAATACGAGAAGGCGCTCCATTATCTGCGGCCGGCGACGGAGGGATGGACGACGAAGGCCTTCGCCGCCTCCGCCCTGACCGGCGAGGGGGTCGAGGGGATCTGGCGGACGATCGAGCGGTTCGTCGAGATCACGCGCGACTCCGGCGCTTTCGAGCGCCGCCGCCGGGCGCAGGAGAGGGAATGGATGCACGCCCTGGTGCGCGACCGCCTGCGGGATCTATTCCTCTTGCATCCGGAGGTGCGCCGACGCCTCCCCCAACTGGAGAAAGAGGTGACGGAGGGGCGCCTCCCGGCGACCACCGCCGCCGGCGAGTTACTCGAACTGTTCGAATGCTCGCCGAAAAGAGAAGAGACCCCGGAGTAA
- the mce gene encoding methylmalonyl-CoA epimerase: protein MRPALKVLFHGREPHCEEIPDQGVRATCFRVGETSVEFLESTRDEGPIGKYLAKRGSGIHHLAIHVEDIEGALAELKEAGIPLVDEKPRLGAEGKKIAFLHPKGTGGILIELCEG from the coding sequence ATGCGTCCCGCTCTGAAGGTGCTCTTCCATGGTCGGGAGCCTCACTGCGAGGAGATTCCGGACCAGGGGGTGCGGGCGACCTGCTTCCGCGTGGGCGAAACGTCGGTCGAGTTCCTGGAGAGCACGCGGGACGAGGGGCCGATCGGGAAGTACCTCGCCAAGAGAGGGAGCGGTATTCACCACCTCGCCATCCATGTCGAGGATATCGAGGGTGCGCTCGCCGAGTTGAAGGAGGCGGGCATCCCCCTGGTGGACGAGAAGCCGCGTCTCGGCGCGGAGGGGAAGAAGATCGCCTTTCTTCATCCCAAGGGGACGGGAGGAATCCTGATCGAGCTTTGCGAGGGATGA
- a CDS encoding glycosyltransferase family 39 protein encodes MSEVRRIIPVAAFLFLAATIGFGGNLAAAVAVVAVALLSLLPLPARLAPPADRIESWADNRFPLLLPLLALLLTVFYAWLWGGRGYGFQPVVHDEFAYLFQAKSFLAGRLFFPPPPDRVAFDAFHILTDPVYASKYPPGHALLLLPGSAAGIPWIGPLLASGLSLVLLGLLAKRVIGAGGSLLLVFLFGIAPAQVESATTYLSQTGNLLFLLATLYFAARAVERGGRANAALAGTALGLAWLTRPLNASVLALFLAALIGSRREARKALLRPAAIAAGGIPLLFLIGTGLAYNRAVTGSPLVTPWQLYARTSQPEDTFGFASGEEEIEERPVGPGKRLYNETILYPNRLRYTPGFALGTLFRMRIPMTAGESSPPLLFLFLLPLIALPGGRRTALWTLLFIALSHGAYLLYWFPWGRYYHEITPALLLLPLLGARSALAAARRAGRPAAAWSVILLFLLGTGLAAARLPFHVEYRRAKARAHARFYSEVERKTPAGSILFLRYGRAHNPEIDFLNNDPDLAAAERVFAYDLGPERNRTLLEECFPERRPYLYDEKRGVILPGFGE; translated from the coding sequence GTGTCGGAGGTCCGCCGGATCATTCCGGTCGCCGCCTTTCTCTTCCTCGCGGCGACGATCGGTTTCGGCGGGAATCTCGCGGCGGCGGTCGCCGTGGTCGCGGTCGCACTCCTCTCCCTCCTACCGCTTCCGGCGCGCCTCGCCCCCCCTGCGGACCGGATCGAGTCGTGGGCGGACAACCGGTTCCCCCTTCTCCTGCCGCTCCTCGCCCTTCTTCTCACAGTCTTCTACGCCTGGCTCTGGGGGGGACGGGGATATGGTTTCCAACCGGTGGTGCACGACGAGTTCGCCTACCTCTTCCAGGCGAAGTCCTTTCTCGCCGGGCGGCTTTTCTTCCCCCCACCACCGGACAGGGTCGCCTTCGACGCCTTCCATATATTGACCGACCCGGTCTACGCATCCAAGTATCCGCCCGGCCATGCGCTCCTCCTCCTTCCCGGTTCGGCGGCCGGTATTCCTTGGATCGGTCCTCTTCTCGCGTCTGGTCTCTCCCTGGTTCTTCTCGGCCTTCTCGCAAAGAGGGTGATCGGCGCCGGGGGCTCCCTGCTCCTCGTTTTCCTCTTCGGGATCGCGCCGGCGCAGGTGGAGAGCGCGACCACATACCTCTCCCAGACCGGGAATCTCCTCTTCCTTCTCGCAACCCTCTACTTCGCGGCGCGCGCCGTGGAGCGCGGGGGGAGGGCGAACGCGGCCCTCGCGGGAACCGCCCTCGGCCTCGCCTGGCTGACGCGCCCTCTGAACGCCTCCGTTCTCGCGCTCTTCCTGGCGGCGCTGATCGGATCGCGGCGGGAGGCGCGGAAGGCTCTCCTCCGGCCGGCGGCGATCGCGGCGGGGGGGATCCCTCTCCTCTTCCTGATCGGAACGGGCCTCGCCTACAACCGGGCGGTCACAGGCTCCCCCCTGGTCACGCCGTGGCAGCTCTACGCCAGGACGAGCCAGCCGGAGGACACCTTCGGTTTCGCCTCCGGTGAGGAGGAAATCGAGGAGCGTCCGGTCGGCCCCGGGAAGCGCCTATATAATGAAACGATTCTCTACCCGAACCGACTGCGCTACACGCCGGGGTTCGCGCTGGGGACTCTTTTCCGGATGCGGATCCCGATGACCGCCGGAGAGTCGTCTCCCCCTCTTCTCTTCCTCTTCCTCCTTCCTCTAATCGCCCTCCCCGGCGGGAGGAGGACGGCGCTCTGGACGCTTCTTTTCATCGCGCTCTCCCACGGCGCCTACCTCCTCTATTGGTTCCCCTGGGGGCGTTACTACCACGAGATCACCCCGGCGCTCCTCCTGCTCCCCCTTCTCGGGGCGCGCTCCGCCCTCGCCGCGGCGCGGCGGGCGGGGCGACCGGCGGCCGCCTGGTCGGTGATCCTCCTCTTCCTCCTGGGCACCGGCCTCGCGGCGGCGCGCCTCCCCTTCCACGTGGAGTATCGAAGAGCGAAGGCGCGCGCCCACGCCCGTTTCTACTCCGAGGTGGAGAGGAAGACGCCCGCCGGCTCGATCCTCTTCCTCCGCTACGGACGGGCGCACAACCCGGAGATCGACTTTTTGAACAACGACCCCGATCTCGCGGCGGCGGAGCGCGTCTTCGCCTACGATCTGGGCCCGGAGAGGAATCGGACACTCCTCGAGGAATGCTTCCCGGAGAGGCGCCCCTATCTTTACGACGAAAAACGCGGCGTGATTCTTCCCGGCTTCGGGGAGTAA
- a CDS encoding T9SS type A sorting domain-containing protein: MKRMKWMVGALLLLTVAAADAQITDEALLDSLQRTAFDFFWNEANPTTGLIRDRSASWSPCSIASTGFGLTAICIGIEHGWITREQGRERILAALRTFWNAPQGSGSSGFAGYKGLFYHFLTMDTAERTWDCELSTIDTALLFAGIFDAKEYFDGTDSLDVEVRSLADSITTRAEWDWIHSGWGIRMGWKPDTGFSGYGDWIGYNEAMILYIIALGSPTHPVPAYSWTAWTSGYDWRTNYGYTYVEFPPLFGHQYSHCWIDFRCIQDAYMQSKGIDYFENSRRATLAQRAYCIDNPGNHIGYSDSLWGITAGDGPFGYTARGAPPGQNDDGTITPSATVSSLPFAPEVVMAATRNMYNAYGSQLWMEYGFRDGFNLNYAWWGPDVIGISEGPILLMIENYLNGSVWSRFTQNDDIRAGLEAAGFTGCFVAVDGPAEEESPTALLAGNRPNPFRGETTIWFRMPERGSARLTVYNVAGREVARLFDGERSAGFHQIEWNGAGLPSGVYYYRLQTETETFIKRCVLLR, translated from the coding sequence ATGAAACGAATGAAGTGGATGGTCGGAGCGCTCCTCCTCCTGACGGTGGCCGCGGCGGACGCGCAGATCACCGATGAGGCGCTTCTGGACTCGCTCCAGAGGACCGCTTTCGATTTTTTCTGGAATGAGGCGAATCCGACCACGGGATTGATCCGGGACCGGAGCGCATCCTGGTCCCCCTGCAGCATCGCTTCCACCGGGTTCGGCCTCACGGCGATCTGCATCGGCATCGAACACGGTTGGATCACACGCGAGCAGGGGAGGGAGAGGATCCTGGCGGCACTGCGGACCTTCTGGAACGCGCCCCAGGGGAGCGGTTCGAGCGGCTTCGCGGGCTACAAGGGGCTCTTCTATCACTTCCTGACCATGGACACCGCGGAGAGAACCTGGGACTGCGAGCTCTCCACCATCGACACGGCTCTTCTCTTCGCGGGCATTTTCGACGCGAAGGAATATTTCGACGGGACCGATTCCCTCGACGTGGAGGTTCGCTCTCTGGCCGACTCGATCACCACACGGGCGGAGTGGGATTGGATCCACTCCGGCTGGGGGATCCGGATGGGCTGGAAGCCGGACACCGGATTCTCCGGATACGGCGACTGGATCGGCTACAACGAGGCGATGATCCTCTACATCATCGCCCTCGGATCGCCCACGCATCCGGTGCCCGCCTACTCCTGGACCGCCTGGACGAGCGGCTACGACTGGCGGACCAACTACGGCTACACCTACGTGGAGTTCCCGCCCCTCTTCGGCCACCAGTATTCGCACTGCTGGATCGATTTCCGCTGCATCCAGGACGCCTACATGCAGTCGAAGGGGATCGATTATTTCGAGAACTCCCGGCGCGCCACGCTCGCCCAGAGGGCGTACTGCATCGACAATCCCGGCAACCACATCGGCTACAGCGACAGCCTCTGGGGAATCACCGCGGGGGACGGTCCCTTCGGCTACACGGCCCGCGGGGCGCCCCCCGGTCAGAACGACGACGGGACGATCACCCCCTCGGCGACGGTCAGTTCACTCCCCTTCGCGCCGGAGGTGGTCATGGCGGCCACCCGCAACATGTACAATGCGTACGGTTCCCAGCTCTGGATGGAGTACGGGTTCCGGGACGGTTTTAACCTCAACTACGCCTGGTGGGGGCCGGATGTGATCGGCATCTCCGAGGGCCCCATCCTTCTGATGATCGAGAACTACCTGAACGGTTCGGTCTGGAGCCGGTTCACGCAGAACGACGACATCCGGGCCGGTCTGGAAGCGGCGGGATTCACCGGCTGTTTCGTCGCCGTGGACGGGCCGGCGGAGGAGGAGTCGCCGACGGCGCTCCTCGCCGGGAACCGGCCCAATCCCTTCCGGGGGGAGACCACCATCTGGTTCCGCATGCCGGAGAGGGGTTCGGCGAGGCTGACGGTCTACAACGTGGCCGGGCGCGAGGTCGCCCGCCTCTTCGACGGAGAGAGGAGCGCCGGCTTCCACCAGATCGAGTGGAACGGCGCCGGGCTTCCGAGCGGCGTGTATTACTACCGCCTCCAAACGGAGACGGAGACTTTCATAAAGAGGTGCGTGCTTCTGAGGTAA